The Deltaproteobacteria bacterium genome includes a region encoding these proteins:
- a CDS encoding HD domain-containing protein has translation MLNEKQKLTQIINLGLEVAQVKDIDVLLERLLTEARQFVNADAGSIYIKEGAELKFSYTQNETIRKKLPEGKKLIYSTFAIPINEKSIAGYVALTGRTSNIKDVYKLPDGVPYSFDRQYDEISNYRTRSMLTFPLKTHRGDVIGVLQLINALDKDKNIIRFAEEDEPFIMHFANNAAIAVERAMMTRAIILRMIRMAELRDPKETGAHVNRVAAYSVEIYETWALQKGVSETELNTNKDILRMAAMLHDVGKVAISDVILKKPARLDNNEMEIMKQHTYLGARLFSDAYSDFDETACLVALNHHEKWDGNGYPGHIDIMTGKPLSNFESGKGAALGKKEEEIPLFGRIVAIADVYDALSSRRVYKESWDESRVLETLKEDSGKHFDPDLISVFFASLDAIRSIAARYPD, from the coding sequence ATGCTCAATGAAAAACAGAAACTCACACAGATAATAAATCTCGGGCTGGAGGTCGCTCAGGTTAAAGATATAGATGTTCTACTTGAGAGGCTTCTTACAGAGGCGCGGCAATTTGTCAATGCAGATGCAGGCTCAATCTACATAAAAGAAGGCGCTGAGTTAAAATTCAGCTACACCCAGAACGAAACCATTAGAAAGAAACTGCCTGAAGGCAAAAAGCTCATCTATTCCACCTTTGCAATCCCAATAAATGAAAAATCTATAGCAGGATATGTGGCACTTACGGGCAGGACATCGAATATTAAAGATGTTTATAAACTGCCGGATGGTGTCCCCTATTCATTTGACAGGCAATACGACGAGATATCCAATTACCGCACACGGTCAATGCTGACATTTCCTCTTAAAACCCACAGAGGAGATGTAATCGGTGTGCTTCAACTCATCAATGCCCTTGACAAGGACAAAAATATTATCCGGTTTGCTGAGGAGGATGAGCCATTTATTATGCACTTTGCCAATAATGCGGCTATTGCCGTGGAGCGCGCCATGATGACGCGGGCAATAATCCTCAGGATGATAAGGATGGCCGAACTCCGCGACCCCAAAGAAACAGGCGCCCATGTCAATCGTGTGGCTGCATATTCTGTGGAGATTTATGAGACATGGGCTTTGCAAAAGGGGGTTTCGGAAACGGAGCTTAACACTAACAAGGATATCCTCAGAATGGCCGCGATGCTTCATGATGTGGGGAAGGTGGCAATTTCCGATGTTATATTAAAAAAACCTGCCAGACTGGATAATAATGAGATGGAAATAATGAAACAACACACCTATCTTGGCGCAAGGCTTTTTTCCGACGCATACTCAGACTTTGATGAGACTGCCTGCCTTGTTGCGCTAAATCACCATGAAAAGTGGGATGGCAACGGATACCCCGGACATATTGACATCATGACAGGCAAACCCCTCTCTAACTTTGAATCCGGTAAAGGGGCTGCACTCGGCAAAAAAGAAGAAGAAATACCGCTTTTTGGCAGGATAGTTGCTATTGCGGATGTATACGACGCATTATCCTCAAGAAGGGTATATAAAGAGTCCTGGGATGAGTCAAGGGTGCTGGAAACCCTTAAAGAAGACTCAGGCAAGCACTTTGACCCTGATTTGATCAGTGTCTTTTTCGCAAGCCTTGACGCCATACGCAGCATCGCAGCGCGATATCCTGATTAA
- a CDS encoding Slp family lipoprotein, which yields MKGKLFLRQKLCPVIYPHTKIFGVGVYLLLLTSLISCAPVISPEVLKTVDQAITFEQILTNPDAYKNKMVLLGGTIIRTTNLPDETLIEVVQQPLNRINMPKNPEASKGRFIILFKEFKDPAIFSQGRLITVAGEVTGSQQRPFGETNYNYPVIYPKEYHLWKPYGGPDIHIGIGVGTTF from the coding sequence ATGAAAGGCAAATTATTCTTAAGACAAAAACTCTGCCCTGTTATTTACCCCCACACCAAAATCTTTGGTGTGGGGGTTTACTTATTACTGTTAACCTCATTAATCTCCTGCGCGCCTGTCATATCGCCGGAGGTTTTAAAGACCGTTGACCAAGCAATTACCTTTGAACAAATATTAACAAACCCAGATGCCTATAAAAATAAAATGGTTCTCCTGGGCGGCACAATTATCAGGACCACAAATCTGCCGGATGAAACGCTTATTGAGGTTGTCCAACAACCATTAAACAGAATAAATATGCCAAAAAATCCTGAGGCATCGAAGGGTAGATTCATTATACTGTTTAAGGAATTCAAAGACCCTGCCATATTTAGTCAGGGCAGGCTTATAACTGTGGCAGGTGAAGTAACCGGCTCTCAGCAAAGGCCGTTTGGTGAAACCAATTATAATTATCCTGTCATATATCCAAAAGAATATCACCTGTGGAAACCCTATGGAGGCCCTGATATTCACATAGGCATCGGTGTAGGAACAACCTTCTAA
- a CDS encoding TIGR04282 family arsenosugar biosynthesis glycosyltransferase, translated as MLKIPVVGQVKTRLATQIGKEDATKLYRCFIHDTFSRISLLSNIDIIAAYTPQNLIGRAKRLAPSGAVIIPQKGRDLGERLQNIFSRLFSIGYKKIAIIGADSPDLPIEYIEKSFLLLKGKTGLVLGPSEDGGYYLIAMSRGDHREIFKDISWSTDAVFKETIEKAKRAGLKSAVLPQWYDVDEINTLKKLRNNLRSISPATKTGKLLEKIFKDIHTNT; from the coding sequence ATGTTAAAAATTCCTGTTGTTGGACAGGTGAAGACAAGACTTGCGACGCAGATTGGCAAAGAAGATGCGACAAAACTTTATAGGTGTTTTATACACGATACTTTTAGCCGCATAAGTTTATTAAGTAATATAGACATTATTGCGGCATACACCCCTCAAAATCTCATAGGCAGGGCAAAAAGATTAGCGCCATCAGGGGCTGTCATAATCCCTCAAAAAGGTAGAGACCTCGGTGAACGTCTTCAGAATATATTTTCCCGTCTTTTTTCCATCGGTTACAAAAAGATTGCAATAATAGGCGCCGACAGTCCTGACCTGCCAATTGAATACATTGAAAAATCTTTTTTGTTGCTTAAAGGAAAAACAGGGCTTGTTCTTGGCCCTTCTGAAGACGGCGGCTATTATCTTATTGCTATGTCAAGGGGGGATCACAGGGAAATATTCAAAGACATTTCATGGAGCACAGATGCGGTTTTTAAAGAGACCATAGAAAAGGCAAAGAGGGCTGGATTAAAATCGGCTGTATTGCCGCAATGGTATGATGTGGATGAGATAAACACCCTTAAAAAATTAAGGAACAATCTGAGGTCAATCTCTCCTGCAACAAAAACAGGTAAACTGCTTGAAAAGATTTTTAAAGATATACATACAAATACCTAA
- a CDS encoding histidine phosphatase family protein translates to MNITRLYLLRHGQVVNHHEFRYNGHFDVDITDIGVLQMENIAAFLAKEPIKAVYSSDLQRAFKGAEIIGKYLEIKPVKIHAFRELHLGRWEGLTREEGAAKFPEEADFRFRDLANTRVKDGENLHDLKARVMPALESILNKHKGGHIVLVAHGGVNRVALCDAMRLPMENFFRIEQDYGCLNVVDYFDDGVKVVKLLNGGPNQELMTAEIY, encoded by the coding sequence ATGAACATTACCCGTCTCTATCTCCTCCGTCACGGCCAGGTGGTTAACCACCATGAGTTCCGCTACAACGGCCACTTTGATGTGGATATAACAGACATAGGTGTCCTGCAGATGGAAAATATTGCGGCATTTCTTGCAAAAGAGCCGATAAAGGCAGTGTATTCAAGCGACCTTCAGAGGGCATTCAAGGGGGCTGAGATTATAGGAAAGTATCTGGAGATAAAGCCTGTAAAGATTCATGCCTTCCGTGAGCTTCACCTCGGCAGGTGGGAAGGGCTTACAAGGGAAGAGGGCGCAGCAAAGTTCCCTGAAGAGGCAGATTTCAGATTCAGAGATCTTGCAAATACAAGGGTTAAGGACGGCGAGAACCTGCATGATTTAAAGGCAAGGGTTATGCCTGCCTTGGAAAGTATTTTAAATAAACATAAAGGCGGGCATATTGTCCTTGTTGCACATGGCGGTGTGAACAGGGTTGCCCTTTGCGATGCCATGCGCCTTCCCATGGAAAATTTTTTCAGGATTGAGCAGGATTATGGCTGTCTCAATGTGGTTGATTATTTTGACGATGGTGTTAAGGTAGTAAAGCTTCTAAACGGCGGGCCGAATCAGGAATTAATGACAGCGGAGATTTATTAA
- the cobT gene encoding nicotinate-nucleotide--dimethylbenzimidazole phosphoribosyltransferase: MSKLEQTINSIRPLNPVFYEKAQKRLDNLTKPQGSLGRLEEFAARIVAITENTRPALNKKAIFTFAGDHGVAEEGVSAFPKEVTPQMVLNFLRGGAGINVLARHAGADVAVIDIGVDYDFGNLDGLIHKKIIRGTKNIRKGPAMTRGEAIKCIEVGIELSGEYAKKGYHIFGTGEMGIANTTPSSAIASLFSKRPVADVTGKGTGINESAFQNKVKVIEDAIRINKPNPKDPTDVLAKLGGAEIAGIAGLVLGAAANRIPVVIDGFISTAGALIAYELEPKVKEYMFAAHTSVERGHWIMLERMDLKPILNLNMRLGEGTGAALGISLIEAGVKIYNEMATFGEAGVSDRNDEEEPAISSQKSEAKR; encoded by the coding sequence ATGTCCAAACTTGAACAAACAATAAATTCCATCAGGCCGTTAAATCCTGTATTTTACGAAAAGGCGCAGAAGAGGCTTGATAATCTTACAAAGCCGCAAGGGAGTCTGGGAAGGCTGGAGGAATTCGCAGCGCGGATTGTTGCCATCACTGAAAATACGCGGCCTGCGCTGAATAAAAAGGCGATATTTACCTTTGCAGGGGACCACGGTGTTGCAGAGGAAGGGGTTTCTGCATTTCCAAAAGAGGTTACGCCGCAGATGGTGTTGAATTTCCTGCGGGGCGGCGCAGGGATAAATGTGCTGGCAAGACATGCGGGAGCGGATGTGGCGGTTATTGACATTGGCGTTGATTATGATTTCGGCAATCTGGATGGTCTCATACACAAAAAGATAATCAGGGGAACAAAAAATATCCGCAAGGGGCCTGCCATGACAAGGGGAGAGGCAATTAAGTGTATTGAAGTGGGCATTGAACTATCAGGGGAATATGCTAAAAAGGGTTATCATATCTTCGGCACAGGCGAGATGGGGATTGCAAACACAACCCCTTCCAGCGCCATTGCCTCTCTCTTTTCAAAAAGGCCTGTGGCTGATGTTACAGGCAAAGGCACAGGGATAAATGAGAGCGCCTTTCAAAACAAGGTAAAGGTCATAGAGGATGCGATTAGGATAAATAAGCCCAATCCGAAAGACCCTACGGATGTGCTGGCAAAACTCGGCGGCGCAGAGATAGCGGGCATTGCCGGCCTTGTGCTGGGCGCAGCCGCAAACCGTATTCCTGTTGTTATTGACGGATTCATATCAACAGCAGGGGCGCTCATTGCTTATGAGCTTGAGCCGAAGGTTAAAGAATATATGTTCGCAGCGCACACCTCTGTTGAAAGAGGACACTGGATAATGCTGGAGAGGATGGATTTGAAGCCCATACTCAATCTTAATATGAGGCTTGGCGAAGGAACAGGCGCTGCGCTCGGCATCTCTTTGATAGAGGCAGGCGTGAAGATATACAACGAGATGGCAACCTTTGGAGAGGCTGGCGTATCTGATAGAAATGATGAAGAAGAACCAGCAATCAGCAGTCAGAAGTCAGAAGCAAAAAGATGA
- the rpe gene encoding ribulose-phosphate 3-epimerase yields MKKIAPSILSADFTKLAKEIKAVEDAKADYIHIDVMDGHFVPNITVGPFIVEAVRRATRLPLDVHLMIENPDKFIQDFAKVGSDIITVHAETCRHLHRTIQYIKEQGIRAGVSLNPTTPLCRLDHILGDVDLVLIMTVNPGFSGQSFINSCIPKIERLRRMIDEGNYNAELEVDGGIKVSNIGAVAKAGADVFVAGSAVFGSENYKKTIAAMKLEIGE; encoded by the coding sequence ATGAAAAAGATAGCGCCATCTATCCTGTCTGCAGATTTTACAAAACTTGCAAAGGAGATAAAGGCTGTTGAGGACGCAAAGGCGGATTATATACATATAGATGTGATGGACGGCCACTTTGTGCCAAATATAACAGTAGGGCCATTTATTGTGGAGGCTGTCAGAAGGGCGACAAGGCTTCCTTTGGATGTTCATCTGATGATAGAAAACCCTGATAAGTTTATTCAGGATTTTGCGAAGGTGGGAAGCGACATTATAACGGTCCATGCGGAGACATGCAGGCATTTGCACAGAACTATTCAGTATATAAAAGAACAAGGTATAAGGGCAGGCGTATCCCTGAATCCTACAACTCCTCTATGCCGTCTTGACCATATATTGGGAGATGTTGATTTGGTTTTGATTATGACTGTAAATCCGGGTTTCAGCGGCCAGAGTTTTATAAATTCATGCATTCCGAAGATAGAACGTCTCAGGAGAATGATTGATGAGGGTAATTACAATGCAGAGCTTGAGGTGGATGGCGGGATAAAGGTTTCTAATATAGGCGCTGTGGCAAAGGCAGGCGCAGATGTGTTTGTTGCAGGCTCTGCTGTATTCGGGAGCGAAAACTATAAGAAGACAATAGCGGCGATGAAGCTGGAGATAGGCGAATAA
- the proB gene encoding glutamate 5-kinase: MKRKDYISSAKKIVVKIGSAVLAGGHDDGLDEAVFLNLARGISEIKKSGKDIILVTSGAIAIGMKKMGLKKKPASIPEKQAIAALGQGSLIALYEKAFTPLGEKVAQMLLTHDDLGNRQRFLNARNTLSTLLGYNIIPIINENDTVAVDEIKFGDNDHLAALVTNLIEADLLVILTDIDGLFDKDPKKDKTAKLIPVVDNVDHLAVVWRGETASPRLNLSGASVFGTGGMASKVEAAKKAAHFGAPTIVANGRDADILKKIFSCADVGTLFLPMEDKLTSKKHWIAFSARPTGRIFVDEGAKDAILKKGKSLLPSGITKIDGVFEAGEVIYCVDRHEKEFARGVANYSSIEIEKIKGIKTTEIEKTLGYKYYDEVIHRDNLVTL; this comes from the coding sequence TTGAAGAGAAAAGATTATATTTCCTCTGCAAAAAAGATTGTCGTCAAGATTGGCAGCGCTGTGCTTGCAGGCGGACATGATGACGGGCTTGATGAGGCAGTGTTTTTAAATCTTGCGAGGGGCATATCGGAAATAAAAAAGTCCGGCAAAGATATTATTCTTGTTACATCAGGCGCCATTGCAATAGGAATGAAAAAGATGGGGCTTAAAAAAAAGCCGGCAAGCATCCCTGAAAAACAGGCAATCGCAGCCCTTGGACAAGGAAGCCTGATAGCATTGTATGAAAAGGCATTTACGCCGCTGGGCGAAAAGGTTGCCCAGATGCTCCTGACGCATGATGACCTTGGCAACAGGCAGAGATTTTTAAACGCCAGGAATACCCTCTCTACCCTCCTTGGCTACAATATAATCCCGATCATAAATGAAAACGATACTGTGGCAGTGGATGAGATAAAATTTGGCGACAATGACCATCTGGCTGCGCTTGTTACAAATCTGATTGAAGCAGATTTGTTGGTCATCCTGACAGATATAGACGGATTGTTTGATAAGGATCCCAAAAAGGATAAGACAGCAAAACTTATACCTGTGGTAGATAATGTTGACCATCTTGCTGTAGTATGGAGAGGAGAGACAGCAAGCCCCCGATTGAATCTATCGGGGGCAAGCGTATTCGGCACAGGCGGCATGGCATCAAAGGTAGAGGCGGCAAAAAAGGCTGCACACTTCGGCGCGCCGACTATTGTTGCTAATGGAAGAGATGCCGATATATTGAAAAAGATTTTCAGCTGCGCGGATGTTGGGACACTATTTCTTCCAATGGAGGACAAGCTTACAAGCAAAAAACACTGGATTGCATTTTCTGCCAGGCCAACGGGGCGGATATTTGTTGACGAAGGCGCAAAGGATGCTATTCTAAAAAAAGGGAAAAGCCTGCTGCCGTCCGGTATAACAAAGATAGACGGCGTATTTGAGGCAGGTGAGGTTATTTACTGCGTAGACCGGCACGAAAAGGAATTTGCAAGGGGTGTTGCAAACTACAGTTCAATAGAGATTGAAAAGATAAAGGGGATTAAGACCACCGAGATTGAAAAGACCTTAGGCTATAAATATTATGATGAGGTGATACACAGGGATAATCTTGTGACGTTATAA
- the cobS gene encoding adenosylcobinamide-GDP ribazoletransferase, whose amino-acid sequence MKGFIYALQLLTIIPVKIKDTVEERELGRSTAFFPLVGAVQGIILVGANLLFSRFLPTDIASGLVLVVLILTNGGFHLDGFADTIDGLAGGNTREEKLDIMRDSRIGAIGVVALILLLLTKFLAINSLQTEIKNYILFLIPVIGRWSMVPMAYWADYARPTSGLGRTFTENTGIKEFLPATFLALFFSTIFLGWLALPYLAVMLFMIYLITVFFRKKLGGVTGDVFGFQSEMSEVLFILIVIAEVI is encoded by the coding sequence ATGAAAGGTTTTATATACGCACTGCAACTCCTCACGATTATCCCTGTCAAAATCAAAGACACTGTTGAAGAAAGGGAACTGGGCAGGAGTACAGCCTTCTTCCCTCTGGTCGGCGCAGTTCAGGGGATAATCCTTGTTGGCGCAAATCTCCTCTTTTCAAGGTTTTTACCAACCGATATTGCAAGCGGCCTTGTCTTAGTAGTTTTAATATTGACCAACGGCGGTTTTCACCTTGACGGCTTTGCTGACACCATTGACGGCCTTGCAGGCGGCAATACAAGGGAAGAGAAGCTTGATATAATGCGGGACAGCAGGATAGGCGCTATCGGTGTTGTGGCGCTGATTCTTTTGCTCCTGACAAAATTTCTTGCCATAAACAGCCTGCAGACAGAGATAAAAAATTACATCCTCTTTCTTATCCCTGTTATAGGCAGGTGGTCTATGGTTCCAATGGCATACTGGGCGGATTATGCGAGACCAACAAGCGGCCTCGGCAGGACGTTTACAGAGAATACAGGCATAAAAGAATTTTTGCCGGCAACGTTCCTTGCATTATTTTTCTCCACAATCTTTTTAGGATGGCTTGCGCTTCCCTATTTAGCTGTCATGCTTTTTATGATATATTTAATAACAGTATTTTTCAGAAAAAAATTAGGCGGCGTAACTGGAGATGTGTTCGGTTTTCAGAGCGAGATGTCAGAGGTGTTATTTATTTTAATTGTAATTGCAGAGGTAATATAA